The Thermomonospora curvata DSM 43183 DNA segment AAAACGCCGCCGGGCCCGCACCGGCGTCGCGGTGCGGGCCCGGACGGAAAAGATCAACGGTTATGCGCTCTTCTTCCGCTGGGCACGCAGGATCGCCAGACGCTCGGCCAAGACCTCCTCCAGGTCCTCGATCGTGCGCCGCTCCATGAGCATGTCCCAGTGGGTGCGGGGGGCCTTGGTCGGCTTGGGCTGGGGGGCTTCTCCGTTCACCCGCAGCGCGGTCGTCCCGCAGTTGCGGCATTCCCAGGTCATCGGCACCTCGGCCTCAGCGGCGAGCGTCACGGTGAACCGGTGGCCCTTGGGACAGGTGTAGTCCACGGTCTTGCGCGGGGCCAGATCGGTGTTGCGATCGTTCTCGTAGCTGGTCGCTCCGAGTCGGGTGCCGCGAAGTGCGCGCTCGGCCATCGTCACGTGCCTCCCAGACGGCTTGCGGTCCTATGTCGACCAACGCTGGATACCGTGACAAGATTCCCGCCAGAAGGGCCGCCCAACCCTGCGGTTTGCGCGCTTTCGCCGCACCCGCCGCAAGATCCCCGACAATGGCGACTTTCCCGGTGACCTTTCGGCGTCCCTTCGCATCCCCGTGCCCCCGGCGGGCGGCCGGCGCCGCGGCCCGGTCAGGACGGGCTCTGCGGGGGCGGCTCCCAGTACGCCTCGACCCGGTGACCGTCGGGGTCGGCGCATTTGAACGCCACATAGGCCGGCTCGTCGTACCGCTCGATGATCTCCACCCCGTCCGCCTGCAGCCGGG contains these protein-coding regions:
- a CDS encoding RNA polymerase-binding protein RbpA, coding for MAERALRGTRLGATSYENDRNTDLAPRKTVDYTCPKGHRFTVTLAAEAEVPMTWECRNCGTTALRVNGEAPQPKPTKAPRTHWDMLMERRTIEDLEEVLAERLAILRAQRKKSA